Genomic segment of Mercurialis annua linkage group LG6, ddMerAnnu1.2, whole genome shotgun sequence:
AAGAAaccaaatttgaatttgaatggtGCAAGATGATGCCAACTCATCAATCCTTGTGTTTTGTGCTTCTTATGAAAGGCCAAGATCAAGCCACACAACAATCCAAGTGCTTTAAGAATGGGCCAATAAGAAAATTTCATTCCCCTCTCTTCTTTTCATGTTGCACGGATCGAGCAATATGTTTTAATTGCattgcacgatccgtgcaaattttggaaataaattTTGCCCATGGTTCTGAGATgtgcacgattcgtgcaagtGGACTTATGAAgcttgcacgaatcgtgcaatGCACAGATGAgagaaattgaaatttttttctttctttttccgACATTCTCCTACACATCACAATCAAAACACACCGGCGTTATCttgaacaaaacaaaataaaacacgaaaaataaacaaacaacataAACACTAAATAACTatgaactaaaaattaaatcaaaacttaagacgaacctcttgggattgcctcccaagcgcGCTTGTTTAGAGTCGAAAGCTCGAATATCCCGCGGTTGACTCAAGTAGGAGTGGTGAAAGAGACTTCATCTTCCACCCGGTTAATCAAAGGCCCAAGATACGGTTTGCACCGGTGTCCATTAACCTTGAAAGTCTCACCCTTAGAATTCTCCAATTCAACcgcaccgtgattcgccacaCTCCGGATTTTGAATGGGCCACTCCATCGAGATTTCAATTTTCCCGGAAACAACCTCAAACGTGAATTGTAAAGAAGAACAAACGATCCAACCTCTAAAACCTTGGGGGAGATGTGAGAATCATGCCATCGCTTcgttttttctttataaagctTTGTGTTTTCATATGCCATGAAACGAAATTCATCCAGCTCATTTAATTGAAGCAACCGCTTCTCTCCCGCCGCCTTAAAATCGAAGTTCAATTTCTTTATAGCCCAATACGCTCTATGCTCAAGTTCTAAAGGAAGATGACACGCCTTCCCATAGACAACACGAAACGGAGACATCCCAAGTGGAGCTTTGTAGGCCGTTCTATAAGCCCACAATGCATTATCCAATTTTAATgaccaatctttccgggatccattcaccgtcttctcgagaattcttttcaattcacggttcgaaacctcaacttggCCGCTAGTTTGGGGGTGATAAGGAGTAGCGACTCGATGGTGCACATTATACTTTCTCATAAGAGCTCCAAATTGccgattgcaaaaatgcgaGCCACCGTCACTAATAATCACTTTAGGAGTCCCGAAGCGGTTCACTAACCTCTTTAGGAAGTCCAATACTACTTTGGCGTCGTTAGTAGGCAAAGCCTCCGCTTCCACCCATTTTGAAACATAATCGACACACACCAAGATGTATTCTTTCTTGAATGAGACCGGAAAGGGCCCCATAAAGTCGATTCCCCACACATCGAATATCTCCACTTCTTGAATCGAAGTCAAAGGCATCTCAtcacgtttggatatgttacCCAACCGGTCACAATGGTCAACAAACTCTTTGGCATCTCGAAATAACGTAGGCGAAAAGAACCCGCTTtcaagcactctagcggcggttcttGCCGATCCATAATAACCGGCTTCGTGACAAGATGATAGAATAGGCATCATTTCTCCCAAAGCCACACACCGCCGTATCATTCCGTCTCCACAAACTTTAAACAAGAAAGGTTCATCCCATAAATACCTCTTAACATCGGATAAGAACTTTTTCCGTTGATGCGATGTCAAATCTGGAGGCATGACTTCCGATGAGAGGTAATTGGCAAAATCGGCATACCACGGCGTTTCACTTCCCGAATCATCATAAGTGTTTCATCCGGAAATCGCTCATTAATCTCCATACCAATAGGAATCGGCTCCGGATTTTCAAATCTTGATAAATGGTCCGCTACCACGTTCTCCGTGCCCTTTTTATCCCGGATCTCTATGTCAAATTCTTGCATCAAAAGTATCCACCGAATAAGTCTTGGCTTGGCGTCTTGCTTCGTAAAAAGGTATCTCAAAGCGGCATGGTCGGTATAGATGATGGACTTTGATCCGAGCAAGTATTGCCGGAATTTATCCAAGGCGAACACTACCGCCAACATTTCTATTTCGGAGGTAGTGTAATTGAGTTGTGCTCCGGCCATCGTCCGGCTAGCATAGTAGATTACGTGCACCTTCTTATCTTTCCGTTGACCCAATGCACACCCCAAGGCTTGatcgcttgcatcacacataAGCTCAAAAGGCAAGCTCCAGTCCGGAGACGAAATGATAGGTGCGGTCACAAGAGCCTCTTTCAATTTCTCAAACGCTTCATGACACTCCTTGGTAAAATCAAAAGGAGCGTCTTTCACTAACAAACTTGTGAGAGGCCTCGCAATAGATGAGAAATCTTTAATGAACCGGCGATAAAATCCCGCATGGCCCAAGAATGCCCGGACTCCTTTAACCGTGACCGGAGCAACTAATTTCTCAATAACCTCCGTCATGGCTCTATCAACCTCAATACCCGCTTCCGAGATCTTATGCCCAAGCACAATACCCTCTTCCACCATAAAATGGCATTTCTCCCAATTAAGTACCAAgttggtctcctcacaccgtGCTAACACCCGCTCAAAATTAGCTAAACAACCATCGAAAGAATCACCAAAAACGGAGAAATCGTCCATAAATACCTCCATTATGTCCTCCACCATATCATTGAAGATCGAGGTCATGCAACGTTGAAAGGTTGCGGGGGCATTACACAATCCGAATGGCATCCGTCTATAGGCAAACGTCCCGTAGGGGCAAGTGAAAGTTGTcttctcttggtcatccgggaAAATCAAAATTTGGTTGTATCCggaatatccatcgagaaaGCAATAGTACTTGTGACCCGCCACcctttcaagcatttgatcaatGAATGGTAGCGGGTAGTGGTCCTTTCTAGTTTTCGCGTTCAACCTTCGATAGTCGATACAAACTCTCCACCCGGTAACCGTTCTTGTAGAGATTTGCTCCCCTTTTTCGTTCTCTACTACCGCCATTCCTCCCTTCTTCGGTACACATTGAACCGGACTAACCCAACCACTATCGGAAATCGGATAAATAATCCCAGCGTCTAGAAGCTTTACTATTTCCTTGTGCACAACTTCCTTCATGTTAGGGTTCAATCTTCTTTGCCTTTGTGTAACCTTCTTGGCTCCATCCTCAAGGTTGATCTTGTGCATCACCACTTGAGGACTTATGcctcgaatgtcggagatttgccatCCCATGGCTAACACATGCTCCTTCACTACTTGCACAACCCTCCTCTCTTGTTCCTTAGAGAGCTTGTTTGAGATGATGATAGGTAGAGTTTTCACCTTCTCCGACAAAAGCGTAACGGAGATGCATAGGTAGGGGTTTCATTTCGACTTGAGGTGGTACTTGGGAGGAAGGAGGTGTGACTCCCTCATTCTTAATCAAAGTCTCCGGTGTGGGCTTGTCTTCATCATTGCACTCATCTTCGGAATCATCGGATTGGAATACAACTTGTTTCACTtcgaaaatttcaaaatctgcCTTAACTATGCCTTGCACGATCCATGCATTGTGACTTAAATGtgttgcacgaatcgtgcaagTCTCAGTTTTAGCTTCTGTAACTTCTTTTTCTCTTACACGAATCGTGCAACCAAACTTTAGGGGATTGCACAAATCGTGCAATAGCTTACACTCCCCCATTTCTTGCACTTTCAACTCTAACCCCCGGTTCGATGCTTCCAAGTTTGCTTCTAGTTGTTCCTTCACAAGTTCATCAACTAAGTCAATCCTCATGCACTCTTCCTCCTCGATGGTACCCCGCATGACtttcttcatatcaaactcaacCGTTTCCTCATCGATTCACAAGGTCAATTTCCCACCATGCACATCAATTAAAGCCCTTCCGGTGTTCATGAAGGGTCGCCCCAAGATCATTGGGCACTCCTTATCCACCGCATAGTCCAAGATAACAAAATcaaccggaaagatgaatttatctACCTTGACAAGCACATCCTCAACAATCCCAAACGGCCTTTTCAACGAATGATCCGCTTgttggagtaccatcgaggtgctTTTCACAGTTTGGTCTCCACAAAGTGTCCTGAAAAGAGTTAAAGGCATAAGATTAATGCTAGCACCAAGATCACATAAGCAATTTATAGAACTCATAtttcctatagtgcaaggtatagaaaaactccctgggttCTTCAACTTAGCCGGCAAATCATTCAAAATAATGGAGCTACACACTTCCGGAATGGGAACCGTTGTGCCACTATCCCAACTTCTTTTGTTGGTGATGATATCCTTCAAGAACTTGGCATATTGTGGCATCTCACGtagtgcatccgccaagctaaGATTAATTTGCAacttcttgaaaatctcaaggaacttatgaaatttttcgttcccttgagctttccttaaccggcttggaaatggaaccggtggtacaaacggtggtggtggtggcggcctcacataaggctcttcaacctcgataGCCACTTCCTCACGCTCCCTTGGTAATTCGTGGCTTGAGCTTGCTCTATCAATCACAatttgaggctcatcctcctccacaacatgcttcttcccatttgctttctcaaggtttctcccacttcggagctctaccgccttaacatgtTCTCTAGGATTATTCTCCGTCGTGGATGGCAACCCCCCTTGAGTTCTACCTTGAAGTGAGAtagccatttgagaaatttgagtttccaaatggtgaatagtggaagcttggttcttctccctttgctccattttttctaatttctcAAGTACCTTGGcaagcacatttccctcatccgtatttCGTGGTTGTTGAAAACCGGGAGGATGTTGTGGTCTACCACCGTAATTGTTCCCATGGTTTGGGTTTCCTTGATAGTGACCTTGTTGTTGTGGAGGCCTATTATTGCTTTGGAAGCTTGAACCCGCTTGATTAgacccttgagcattgccttacccctcttgatttctccacccaaaatttggatgattcctccatccggggttATAAGTGTTGGAATAAGGATCATTGGCTTGCCTTTGACCCCCAATGTAGTTCACTTGCTCACTCATATTTTGCCCCGTGGCTAAGCATTCGCCCCCCGAGTGGTTGAAATCCCCACAAAACTCGCATCCTACTTGGATATAGGCCACCGGAGCATTTCTTGGTGCAACTTGTTTCTTCAAAGCATCCAATTGTGCTTGGAGTGAAGCATTTTTTTTCCTTGATAGCCTCCATCTCCCTCACTTGGTCAAGCGTCATTACCGACTTTTGAGTAGTCGGTGCCCTTCTATCCATGGGCCCCCATGTGCTACTAACCATGGCCAACTTTTCTACCAACTCAAGAGCCTCTTCGtacgtcttttgcatcaaagaccCACCCGAAGCCGCATCAATAGTGGCTCTAGTGGTGACATTTGTTGCATCATAGAAAATTTGAATCACATGCTCCTTGTTAAGCTTGTGATGGGGGACACTTCTTTGTAAGTCCTTAAAACGCTCCCATGCTTCATAGAGCGACTCCCCATCGAATTGCACAAACTCGAGAATGTCTTTGGTTAGCTTCGTTGTCTTTCCATGTGGAAAGTACTTGTTAAGAAAAGCTTGAGCTAACTCCCGCAAAGTGTGGATCGATTCATTGGGTAGAGATTGAAGCCACAAACTAGCTttatccctcaaagagaaaGGGAACATCTGGAGCTTGATTTGGTCCgcggttatcccatgaagcttgaacgtGTTAAGAACccccaagaacttggctataTGGGCATTTGGGTCCTCCTGCTTCAACCCATAGAAAGCACAACAGTTCTCCAAGAGTTGGATAgtactcggcttgatctcaaaagttgccgcttgaaccggcatagCGAAACATCCGAAcgtggcattatccacatccggcaagaagaACTCGCCCAAAGTTTGCCTCGGTTGATTTTGCACTTGCGGTTGCACCCAAGGGCGAACATCCCTTGGTCGCTCTTGTTGCCTTTGTTGATTCACATTCTCAAGTGGAGGAgggggtggatattgttgttccccttcATCCACTAGAGGATTGAATCCTTCTTCTACCTCATAATTATGTCCATCACCCTCCATAACTAAGGGAATCCGGGCTCTTCTTCTCACGCCTCTTTCGTAACTACCGAGATCCTCTTGAAAAGGTTCTAGTGGGAGATTAGCACgccgtgtattatgcatacacaaaGGGTAAATTCCTACACAAACAAAGACAAGAGAACCGAGCGTAAATCACGAAAACGCAAGAATGAACAATGaaagtaaaaacagaaaataacgctaactcgaccgaatttcaaaatactttcaatcaattaaacgcaacctagtccccggcaacggcgccaaaaacttgttgagaataaacccaactcgtagtaaatccggaagtcggatgtcgatcccacgaggactaaaggtttaaagtgagtgaaatcgatttggaaattcaattcggaaagcacaAATAAAGATTGGTTTTAGGTAACAATTCTAACaactaaaaatcaactaaaC
This window contains:
- the LOC126687762 gene encoding uncharacterized protein LOC126687762; amino-acid sequence: MLKGLIKRVQASKAIIGLHNNKVTIKETQTMGTITVVDHNILPVFNNHEIRMREMCLPRASSSHELPREREEVAIEVEEPYFLEIFKKLQINLSLADALREMPQYAKFLKDIITNKRSWDSGTTVPIPEVCSSIILNDLPAKLKNPGSFSIPCTIGNMSSINCLCDLGASINLMPLTLFRTLCGDQTVKSTSMVLQQADHSLKRPFGIVEDVLVKVDKFIFPVDFVILDYAVDKECPMILGRPFMNTGRALIDVHGGKLTL